The window GGGGATGTGTCCAATTTGCAATGGGTTTGAGCAAGTTACTGTTACTTGTCCCTCTTGTGGCAAGGTTATGGATGACAGTGGAAGGATTATGGACTTTTATGATGATTATAGTGCCTATATGGAAATAGATGAACTGAAGCTGGAAGATGGATATGCTAATACTTTTTCTGGAAGCAAATGTCCGCATTTAATGAGTTGTCTGTTATGTGGTAGAAACGAGATTCAATTCATTCAGGAATAAAGAAGCAGACTTCATTCGCAGTCAGGCATGTGGTTCTAATCCTAACTATCGATTGTTAGTCTGCTTCCTTTTAGTCTCTAACGCAAGGCGCAGTCTTCCTATTGTTTGAATAAGATTGGCCCATGAGCTTATAAATGAATTCTTAATTCTGTTTGCGTATCAAAGAAATGTGCCTTATTCATATCTAATGCAAGTTCCAGCATTTCCCCAGGTTTAAAGTTAGTTCGTGAATCAAGACGTGCTATGAATTCCTGTCCTAAAAGGTTAGAATAGATCATTGTTTCTGCTCCAGTTAATTCGGCAACTTCTATTTGAATGGAAATCTTCGAGCCTATAGATGCATCAATAAAAATTGGTTCATCATGTATGTCCTCCGGACGAATTCCAAAGACAATGTCTTTCCCAATATAGTCTTGGTCACGGAGCATTTTCATTTTCCCTTCAGGAATCGCAAGTTTCACAGTGCCGACATTGAAATAGCCTTCTTCAATTTTTCCTTTGAAAAAGTTCATCGCTGGTGATCCAATAAAACCAGCAACAAAAATATTTTCAGGTGAGTCATAAACATCCTTTGGTGCCCCAACCTGTTGAATGATACCGTCTTTCATCACGACAAGACGTGTTGCCATGGTCATTGCTTCTGTTTGATCATGAGTAACATAAATAGTAGTGGTTTGTAACCGTTGATGCAATTTGGCAATTTCCGCCCGCATTTGGACACGAAGTTTTGCATCGAGATTAGACAAAGGTTCATCCATCAAGAATACTTTGGCATCACGGACAATGGCTCGTCCTAATGCAACCCGTTGACGTTGACCACCAGATAATGCTTTTGGTTTACGGGTTAAGTATTCTTCTAGACCAAGTGTGGTTGCTGCTTCCCGGACTCGTTTGTCTATTTCAACTTTCGGGAATTTTCGAAGCTTTAATCCAAAAGCCATATTATCATAAACTGTCATATGAGGATAAAGTGCATAGTTTTGAAATACCATCGCAATATCTCTGTCTTTTGGTGGTACATCGTTAACTCGTTTATTATCAATATAAAAATCACCTTTAGAGATCTCCTCAAGACCAGCGATCATTCTTAACGTGGTAGACTTACCACATCCTGATGGGCCTACAAAAACTATAAATTCTTTATCTTTAATAAGGAGATTGAAATCGCTTACTGCTGTGACCTTATTATCGTAAACCTTATAAATATGATCTAGCTTAAGTTCTGCCATTAGTTCTTCCCCCATATGTAATATTTTCGCTTTCTAATCATAGTGTAACGAAATACTTCGAGAAGACATATGGGCAGTTCGCACAAAGAATTGATTACAATTTAGGCGAACTGCAAAAAGGCTTAAGATAATTCAAAAAGTAAGCATGCTTGATAGACAGTAACAGCACCTTGAAAACTCTTTAAGTTTATACCCGTTTTCTCCGTAAATTTATCTAATCGATATTGCAATGAATTTCGATGAATAAACAATTTTTTTGCGGTTAACGTCACGTTTAAATTATGTTCAATAAATGCTTTAATCGTAACGAGCATCTCATGGTCTTCTGAGAAAACAGGCAATAGGTCTCGCTGCAATATTTTTTGGAGTTCATCTGATAATTGCAATGTGATAAATAAAGGAAATAATTTTTCAAATCCTAACACTCTTTCCATAGGAAGAAGTGATCTTCCCTTTTCAAACATTTTACTCTCATCTGAAAATATGACCGGAGTTTCATTTGATAACGGACGGTGCCTTCCTACATAAAAATAGGGATTGATGAAAAATTCACTTTCTAAGGTTTGGACAATTGACTCAAAATCATTCTCAAAAAGATGTGGATTGATTTCGATAATCAATCCATTAAAGGGATCCTGCCATACAATTATTGTGTTATTATGGAAAAACCCCTTTAATGCTGCTTCCAATTCAGATAGAAGGATTTTTTCACCTGAATAAGAAAATTGACTAATTCGTATGATCTGACCATATGTAATGGGTGAATCTCCCTTTAAAAATAAAAATTGCTGCCACTTTTTTGCTTCTAAAGAACCGAAGAATGGGGAAGGCAAAATTGGTATATAATCAAATAATGTTTGTAAAACTGCTAATTCCGAATCGCCTATTTCGTTCTTAGGAATCCCAAACCAATTCCCTTTTTCTAGATTTCGAAACCAGTGGTAGCAAAGAGATTTTCCATCATTAAGAGGGTTGGAGCTTACCACGGTGTTTATGTAGAGAGTAGCAAGTTTATTTAACATTTGTCTGTTCTCCTGATTGAAATGATGTTTGAAACTAATTCCATTTTACATTTTCTGTGATTAATTATCGTATACATGAAAAAGCATTAATTCATGAATTTGGGAAACAAGCATTTCTTGGTCTTCTGATGCTGGAGCTGTCGAGGTCCATTCGATTTTTCCTGTTTGGTTGTAGATTCCAGAGAACTGCTGTTTTTTAAAGAAAAATGAAAACTTCCAACCTGGTAATTGACTGTTTTGGAAAAGTGGTTGAAATTGAAAGTGATTAATCAATTTTTTCGCCTCCTTCTTATTATATTTTGAAGGATTGGACCTAGCAAACGCAATTAATAAGTATTTAAGTGACCGAAAAGCCAAAAAGATAGCTGCTACGGTCACTCCGAGGGCAAAAAAAGTAAGCCTTATTTAAATATTTCCTCAGGATTTTTTATTGCTTGTTCTGATAAAAAAACAGCAAATGCTAGGGAGAGTTTTCTTGATAGCACCTCAAACTTTCTTAAATGTGGATGATTAAATATTGATCTTCCAGGCTTGGAGTTAGCTTCAAATACCCATACATCACCATTTCGATCGATTCCTACATCAAAACCAACTTCTCCGATAATTCCTTGGACTTGTTGTTCAAGCGCGATACTCATATCAATAACAACTTCATTTAACTTGTTCAAGTATTTTTGCCGCTCAATTTGATCAGGAAATATGTCTTCAATAGTTTTTATTTCTCCACCACTTTGAAGATGAGTTGTAACACTTCCATGTCCTGCCACTTTCGCTGCAATCGCGGTTACTTGCCACTTGCCAAGTTCATCTTTATTAGTATG of the Bacillus sp. 1NLA3E genome contains:
- a CDS encoding ABC transporter ATP-binding protein, producing the protein MAELKLDHIYKVYDNKVTAVSDFNLLIKDKEFIVFVGPSGCGKSTTLRMIAGLEEISKGDFYIDNKRVNDVPPKDRDIAMVFQNYALYPHMTVYDNMAFGLKLRKFPKVEIDKRVREAATTLGLEEYLTRKPKALSGGQRQRVALGRAIVRDAKVFLMDEPLSNLDAKLRVQMRAEIAKLHQRLQTTTIYVTHDQTEAMTMATRLVVMKDGIIQQVGAPKDVYDSPENIFVAGFIGSPAMNFFKGKIEEGYFNVGTVKLAIPEGKMKMLRDQDYIGKDIVFGIRPEDIHDEPIFIDASIGSKISIQIEVAELTGAETMIYSNLLGQEFIARLDSRTNFKPGEMLELALDMNKAHFFDTQTELRIHL
- a CDS encoding PucR family transcriptional regulator — encoded protein: MLNKLATLYINTVVSSNPLNDGKSLCYHWFRNLEKGNWFGIPKNEIGDSELAVLQTLFDYIPILPSPFFGSLEAKKWQQFLFLKGDSPITYGQIIRISQFSYSGEKILLSELEAALKGFFHNNTIIVWQDPFNGLIIEINPHLFENDFESIVQTLESEFFINPYFYVGRHRPLSNETPVIFSDESKMFEKGRSLLPMERVLGFEKLFPLFITLQLSDELQKILQRDLLPVFSEDHEMLVTIKAFIEHNLNVTLTAKKLFIHRNSLQYRLDKFTEKTGINLKSFQGAVTVYQACLLFELS
- a CDS encoding DUF5342 family protein; its protein translation is MINHFQFQPLFQNSQLPGWKFSFFFKKQQFSGIYNQTGKIEWTSTAPASEDQEMLVSQIHELMLFHVYDN